The genomic stretch GAACTCGGACAGCTGGCGCGCCGTCTCGGATATACAGGCAGTAACGATAGACCCGCTGCAGAAGCGTTTTTGCAGGACTACGGAAAATGGACCGAGATGACCCGTGCTCTTTTCAATGAGATTCTTGTCAAGTAAATGACATAGCGATACACACCTATGTATGGTAGACTTCAAAATTATAGTTTTTAACCCAGTAAGGTTTTAGTTTTGGGATTGTGAAACCGCATTGACATTAAGAATACAACTCCGAGGAGGCATTCATGGTATCCGAACTGCCATTTTTTGACTCTCGCTCTCCGAAGAATGTAATTTTTTGCATAGGAGACGGTATGGGCTTTGAAGCAGTCAAAGCCGCGGGATACTATGCCTATGGTGAAACAGGCACCCTGTCTTTTGAAGCGTTCCCACACCATGCAGAAATGGCGACTTATGCAGCAAACTCACCTATGACAGACTCTGCCGCCGCTGCAACCGCTATGGCAACGGGACACAAAGTCAACAACGGTGTCATCAGTATGGAATTCCCCGGTAGCGGTTCTCCATTGAAGACGCTCTTAGAAATTTTCAAGGCACAAGACAGATGGACTGGACTTGTGTCAACTACCTACATCACCCACGCGACCCCCGCAGCATTTGCTGCACACAACCCCGAACGCAACAACCTCACCGATATTGCCCACGATTACCTTCATCTTACTCGCCCAAACGTCCTTTTGGGCGGCGGTGGCAATGGACTCACTGAGAAAGATGCCGAAGTCGCAGGTTATACCGTTGTGAGCGAGCGAGAGGGATTGTTGAACCTCAATACCGACATTGAAAACTATGTTTCTGGGCAGTTCGGAGATACGAATATCCCATACATGTTCGATGGTCCCAACGATTTGCCCCATCTGTCAGAGATGGCGATAGTAGCATTGGACATCCTCTCTAATGCCCCAGAAGGGTTTTTCTTGCTTGTTGAGGGTGGACGTATTGATCATGCCGGACACTCTAATGACATTGAACGCAACATTTTGGAGACAATTGAGTTTTCCAAAACGGTCCAAATCATTGTTGACCGCGTTTCTGAACGAGACGATACCCTTATTCTTGTTACTGCCGACCACGAAACGGGAGGGCTGAAAGTTCATAAAAATAATGGGGAGGGACACGTTCCTGAAATTTCTTGGAGTACAGGTGGGCACACCGTCAGTAACGTGCCGCTTTACGGTTGGGGTAGAAACGCTGAACGGGTAGGAGGCATCATGAACAATACAGACCTTATTAAGATAGTAGGATGTCAGTAAATTTTCCTTGAGAAATCGCGATGAACTTGCTAAAATAGCTGCCAATTCATTTTGGAGTAGGGAGAAAATTTATGGTTTTTGGACAAGGCACACATCAATATACTGTGCAAGAAAATTGGTGGACCCTTCCAGAGGGTTGGGAATTTGGTTGGGTTCCCGCTGTTGCTGTCGATTCACAGGATCGCATTTATGTTTACAGTCGCAGCGAGCATCCCATGGTCGTCTTCGATCGGGACGGCAATTTTCTCAATTCTTGGG from Candidatus Poribacteria bacterium encodes the following:
- a CDS encoding alkaline phosphatase; protein product: MVSELPFFDSRSPKNVIFCIGDGMGFEAVKAAGYYAYGETGTLSFEAFPHHAEMATYAANSPMTDSAAAATAMATGHKVNNGVISMEFPGSGSPLKTLLEIFKAQDRWTGLVSTTYITHATPAAFAAHNPERNNLTDIAHDYLHLTRPNVLLGGGGNGLTEKDAEVAGYTVVSEREGLLNLNTDIENYVSGQFGDTNIPYMFDGPNDLPHLSEMAIVALDILSNAPEGFFLLVEGGRIDHAGHSNDIERNILETIEFSKTVQIIVDRVSERDDTLILVTADHETGGLKVHKNNGEGHVPEISWSTGGHTVSNVPLYGWGRNAERVGGIMNNTDLIKIVGCQ